One part of the Salinimonas iocasae genome encodes these proteins:
- a CDS encoding RodZ domain-containing protein produces MNSEDVHHDTTANEQREPSVSSPGAMLRQAREQQGLSQQDIADKIFVKVNTVDSIENDKIDQTMSVTFTKGYVRNYAKHLGLDADRVISAFESTHTNPESPARLQSFSQKVAKQAHDDRWMMVTYGILFLLVAGVVIWWYQQDDSVVDDTATTAGETIESSERASAVTASPRTDAEPDVEESQPQSLSQTRQDNEAEASPVQTQTAAQPSTNARATTGGQEQAGSLQADTAQERVAEDDDSPSESDIAQVGDASAEQTANEASQSPASADTAKMTFTFGEDCWVNIEDANGETIATGIKREGRVMSVSGQPPISVTLGAPDNVAVTLNGTSVDISDYQNGRTARFTLPLQE; encoded by the coding sequence ATGAATTCAGAAGATGTACATCACGACACTACAGCGAATGAGCAACGTGAGCCGTCAGTGTCCTCGCCAGGAGCTATGCTCAGGCAGGCTCGAGAGCAGCAGGGGCTAAGCCAACAGGATATTGCGGATAAAATTTTCGTGAAGGTCAATACGGTCGATAGTATTGAGAACGATAAAATCGATCAGACTATGTCGGTCACCTTTACCAAAGGCTACGTTCGCAATTATGCCAAGCACCTGGGGCTTGATGCTGACAGAGTCATCAGTGCTTTTGAAAGCACCCATACCAATCCAGAGTCACCAGCGCGCCTTCAGAGCTTTTCTCAAAAAGTCGCTAAGCAGGCGCATGATGATCGCTGGATGATGGTGACGTATGGTATTTTATTCTTGCTCGTTGCCGGGGTGGTAATCTGGTGGTATCAACAGGACGATAGTGTCGTGGATGATACAGCGACCACCGCCGGTGAAACCATCGAAAGCTCAGAGCGTGCTTCTGCCGTTACGGCCTCCCCACGTACAGATGCCGAACCTGATGTAGAGGAAAGTCAGCCACAGAGTCTTTCACAAACCCGTCAGGATAATGAGGCGGAAGCATCACCGGTTCAAACACAAACAGCTGCGCAGCCATCGACGAATGCACGTGCTACTACGGGCGGTCAGGAACAGGCAGGCAGCCTGCAAGCCGATACTGCTCAAGAGCGTGTTGCTGAAGATGATGATTCACCGTCTGAGAGTGACATAGCGCAAGTTGGTGACGCATCAGCCGAGCAGACAGCGAACGAGGCTTCACAATCTCCGGCAAGCGCTGATACAGCGAAGATGACGTTTACATTTGGTGAAGACTGTTGGGTCAATATTGAAGATGCCAATGGTGAGACCATTGCTACCGGTATTAAGCGCGAGGGGCGGGTAATGTCAGTATCCGGTCAACCGCCAATCAGTGTTACTTTAGGCGCGCCTGACAACGTGGCTGTTACCTTAAACGGCACCAGCGTTGATATATCAGACTATCAGAATGGTCGTACAGCGCGCTTTACCTTACCATTGCAGGAATAA
- a CDS encoding bifunctional tRNA (adenosine(37)-C2)-methyltransferase TrmG/ribosomal RNA large subunit methyltransferase RlmN — MAKTNLLNLNREGMRAFFSEIGEKPFRADQLMKWIYHHGVSDFSQMSNLNKNLRAKLEAHSEIVAPEIAYFQEASDGTIKFVLALEGGQEVESVWIPESDRATLCVSSQVGCALECTFCSTAQQGFNRNLTCSEIIGQVWRVATHLGLSNDSGKRPVTNVVMMGMGEPLLNLKHVVPAMDIMLDDYGFGLSKRRVTLSTSGVVPALDKLGDMIDVALAISLHAPNDELRNEIVPINKKYNIEEFLAGVRRYLSKSKANQGRVTVEYVMLSHINDSTEQAHELAKVLKDTPSKINLIPFNPYPGSPYTCSSNSRMDRFAKVLMEYGFTVVVRKTRGDDIDAACGQLVGEVADRTKRMLKKQMKGEQISVKMAQ, encoded by the coding sequence ATGGCAAAGACAAATCTGTTAAATCTCAATCGCGAGGGTATGCGTGCGTTTTTCAGTGAAATTGGTGAAAAACCGTTTCGCGCTGACCAGCTGATGAAATGGATTTATCACCATGGTGTCAGCGACTTTTCTCAAATGTCGAATCTGAACAAAAATCTGCGGGCGAAACTTGAAGCTCACAGTGAAATTGTAGCGCCGGAGATTGCGTACTTTCAGGAAGCCAGCGATGGCACAATTAAATTTGTGCTGGCGCTTGAAGGCGGTCAGGAAGTGGAAAGTGTCTGGATCCCGGAAAGCGACCGGGCGACTCTGTGTGTATCTTCCCAGGTCGGCTGTGCACTGGAGTGTACGTTTTGTTCTACCGCGCAACAGGGTTTCAATCGAAATCTGACTTGTAGTGAAATCATCGGACAGGTTTGGCGGGTTGCGACGCATCTTGGTTTATCTAATGACTCTGGTAAACGTCCTGTGACCAACGTGGTAATGATGGGAATGGGCGAGCCGCTACTTAATCTTAAGCACGTGGTCCCTGCAATGGATATCATGCTTGATGATTATGGATTTGGTTTATCTAAGCGCAGAGTAACACTAAGTACATCGGGTGTTGTGCCAGCTCTAGATAAGCTGGGTGACATGATTGATGTCGCGCTGGCAATTTCTCTTCATGCTCCCAATGATGAGCTTCGCAATGAAATTGTACCCATCAATAAAAAATACAACATTGAAGAATTTCTTGCTGGTGTCAGACGGTACCTGAGTAAGTCAAAAGCAAATCAGGGCAGGGTGACGGTAGAATACGTCATGCTTTCACATATTAATGACAGTACCGAACAGGCCCATGAATTAGCGAAAGTATTAAAAGATACGCCCAGTAAAATCAACCTGATCCCGTTTAATCCGTATCCGGGATCACCGTACACTTGCTCATCAAACTCGCGTATGGATAGATTCGCCAAAGTACTCATGGAGTATGGTTTTACCGTTGTTGTACGTAAAACACGGGGCGATGATATTGATGCGGCCTGCGGTCAATTGGTAGGTGAAGTTGCCGACCGGACAAAAAGAATGTTGAAAAAACAGATGAAGGGTGAGCAAATTTCGGTAAAAATGGCGCAATAG
- the ispG gene encoding flavodoxin-dependent (E)-4-hydroxy-3-methylbut-2-enyl-diphosphate synthase, with translation MFAESPIKRRKSTRIHVGSVPIGDGAPIAVQSMTNTQTTDVDATVAQINRIAAVGGEIVRVSVPTMDAAEAFKQIRSQVSVPLVADIHFDYRIALKVAEYGVDCLRINPGNIGNMDRIRSVVDCAKDKNIPIRIGVNGGSLEKDLQEKYGEPTPDALVESAMRHVDILDKLNFDQFKVSVKASDVFLAVGAYRGLAQKIDQPLHLGITEAGGLRAGSVKSAVGLGMLLAEGIGDTLRVSLAADPVEEIKVGFDILKSLRIRSRGINFIACPSCSRQEFDVIATVNALEQRLEDILTPMDVSIIGCVVNGPGEAEVSDLGLTGARNMSGFYEDGKRQKERLKNDELVDQLERRIRAKASQMDSAQKIAVSVQDD, from the coding sequence ATGTTTGCAGAAAGTCCGATCAAACGCAGAAAATCTACCCGGATTCATGTAGGGAGCGTTCCAATCGGTGACGGTGCGCCCATTGCTGTGCAGTCTATGACAAATACTCAAACTACGGATGTAGACGCCACAGTTGCTCAGATAAATCGTATAGCCGCAGTGGGTGGCGAGATTGTCAGGGTTTCCGTACCGACCATGGATGCTGCGGAGGCATTTAAACAAATTCGCAGTCAGGTCAGCGTGCCGCTGGTGGCTGATATTCATTTTGATTATCGTATTGCATTGAAGGTTGCTGAATACGGCGTAGATTGTCTGCGCATTAATCCGGGCAACATCGGCAATATGGATCGCATCCGCTCAGTAGTAGATTGTGCCAAAGACAAAAATATTCCCATACGGATTGGGGTTAACGGCGGCTCGCTGGAAAAGGATTTACAGGAAAAGTATGGGGAACCCACCCCCGATGCGTTGGTTGAGTCAGCCATGCGTCACGTGGATATTCTGGACAAACTTAACTTTGACCAGTTTAAAGTCAGTGTTAAGGCCTCTGATGTGTTTCTGGCGGTAGGCGCTTATCGCGGCCTGGCACAAAAAATCGATCAGCCGCTTCACCTTGGCATTACTGAAGCCGGTGGTTTACGTGCCGGTTCGGTGAAAAGTGCTGTTGGCCTGGGCATGCTGCTGGCTGAAGGTATTGGTGATACGCTTCGTGTATCACTGGCTGCCGACCCCGTCGAAGAAATTAAAGTTGGTTTCGATATCCTTAAGTCGCTGCGTATTCGGTCTCGCGGTATTAACTTTATCGCCTGCCCGAGTTGTTCACGACAGGAGTTCGATGTCATTGCCACGGTCAACGCGTTGGAGCAACGCCTTGAAGATATTCTGACCCCCATGGACGTGTCGATTATCGGCTGTGTTGTGAACGGGCCGGGCGAAGCAGAAGTTTCGGACCTCGGATTAACCGGTGCGCGCAACATGAGCGGATTTTATGAAGACGGTAAGCGACAGAAAGAGCGCCTGAAAAACGACGAGTTAGTTGATCAGCTTGAGCGCCGGATTCGTGCTAAAGCCAGTCAGATGGACAGTGCGCAGAAAATCGCCGTATCGGTGCAAGACGACTAA
- the sufT gene encoding putative Fe-S cluster assembly protein SufT → MAAQKMVVTDRECTARLVPAGDMTVIPEGEFVTITQELGGNYTVTWRGNMYRIDGTDADAIGRQAKVLNFPEPEDGKISEQQVWDALETIYDPEIPINLVSLGLIYTVNIDHASNTVSIAMTLTAPGCGMGPVLVGDVEYRVGMVPFVEKVDVDLVFDPPWSREMMSEEAQLEAGLFF, encoded by the coding sequence ATGGCAGCTCAAAAAATGGTGGTCACAGATCGCGAATGTACTGCGCGGCTTGTGCCTGCCGGCGACATGACAGTTATACCTGAAGGTGAGTTTGTCACTATCACTCAGGAACTGGGCGGTAACTATACAGTTACGTGGCGCGGTAATATGTATCGCATTGATGGTACAGATGCCGATGCGATAGGGCGTCAGGCCAAAGTGCTGAACTTTCCTGAGCCAGAAGATGGCAAAATCAGCGAACAGCAGGTATGGGATGCGCTGGAAACTATTTACGATCCCGAAATCCCGATAAACCTTGTTTCTCTCGGCCTGATTTATACGGTAAACATCGACCATGCTTCAAATACAGTAAGTATTGCCATGACCCTTACTGCACCCGGGTGTGGAATGGGACCGGTACTTGTCGGCGATGTAGAATACCGCGTTGGTATGGTGCCATTTGTAGAGAAGGTTGATGTGGATTTGGTTTTCGATCCTCCCTGGTCCAGAGAGATGATGAGTGAAGAAGCTCAACTGGAAGCCGGATTATTTTTCTAG
- the bamB gene encoding outer membrane protein assembly factor BamB has protein sequence MSQVTHGQLRRVSKALGLSLALSVTLTGCTTVSNWFADDEEIEIRTLKPIEAKFQPEIVWETSVGDGVGDYFSRLRPVTDGETVYMASRHGEVAALDVETGDERWEKDFASYSDDSMLSGLTQLWESGKSARIGGLTLEGDVLYMGTENGSVLALNSKDGSLLWSASVAGEILAPPAVAENILVVNTGAGTLYALDAETGEQLWFNEADVPPLSLRGISAPVAANGGTLVGTPTGKVQVNVLDSGMIAWETAITTPSGATELERIVDVDVTPVLYGGIVYAISYNGTLAAVELRSGRVIWKREYSSYRDLSMDGNQLFLVDKNSTVYGLDRRNGVELWSQSTLKRRNLTEAQPVGDHLVVGDRWGYLHWLEKDSGTIVARYDLGGDDEDESVYVSPIKVGDNIIAVTEDGTIAMLTSGPTETAD, from the coding sequence TTGTCTCAAGTAACACACGGTCAATTGCGCCGCGTATCCAAAGCGTTGGGCCTGAGCCTTGCGCTATCCGTCACACTTACCGGCTGTACGACAGTATCTAACTGGTTTGCTGATGATGAAGAAATCGAAATTCGTACACTTAAGCCCATTGAAGCGAAGTTTCAGCCAGAAATAGTATGGGAAACATCCGTAGGTGACGGTGTTGGCGATTACTTTTCCCGCCTGCGCCCGGTGACTGATGGCGAAACAGTATACATGGCCAGTCGTCACGGTGAGGTTGCCGCACTGGATGTGGAAACCGGCGATGAACGCTGGGAAAAAGACTTTGCTTCATACAGTGATGACAGCATGCTTAGCGGGCTTACCCAACTTTGGGAATCTGGTAAATCTGCGCGTATTGGCGGTCTGACTCTTGAGGGCGACGTTTTATACATGGGCACGGAAAATGGTTCGGTGCTGGCTCTAAACAGTAAAGACGGGAGTCTTCTGTGGAGTGCGTCCGTAGCAGGTGAGATTCTGGCACCGCCAGCGGTAGCCGAAAATATTCTGGTCGTTAATACCGGTGCGGGCACGCTCTATGCGCTTGACGCTGAAACGGGCGAGCAACTTTGGTTTAATGAAGCCGATGTTCCGCCGCTGAGTCTGCGCGGTATCTCTGCTCCGGTGGCTGCCAATGGCGGTACGCTGGTTGGTACACCCACCGGCAAAGTACAGGTAAATGTACTCGATTCGGGAATGATTGCGTGGGAGACCGCCATTACTACACCTTCTGGTGCGACGGAACTTGAGCGTATCGTTGATGTGGATGTTACGCCTGTATTGTACGGTGGTATTGTTTACGCCATTTCTTACAATGGCACACTGGCTGCGGTAGAGTTACGAAGCGGTCGGGTTATCTGGAAGCGTGAGTACAGCTCTTACCGCGATCTGTCGATGGACGGTAATCAGCTTTTCCTGGTTGACAAAAACTCTACCGTATATGGCCTTGATCGCCGTAATGGTGTTGAGTTGTGGTCGCAAAGTACTCTGAAACGCCGTAATTTGACAGAAGCGCAGCCTGTTGGCGACCATCTTGTGGTAGGTGACCGCTGGGGGTATCTGCACTGGCTGGAGAAAGATTCCGGTACCATCGTGGCGCGCTATGACTTAGGCGGTGATGATGAAGACGAGTCTGTTTATGTCTCACCCATTAAAGTTGGTGATAATATTATTGCGGTGACGGAAGACGGCACGATTGCAATGCTTACCAGCGGGCCCACAGAGACTGCTGACTAA
- the pilW gene encoding type IV pilus biogenesis/stability protein PilW → MRKSLIACLFILTGCVSQSQPGMLSDNFDTQEAAKTRMSLGLTYLKNGEYSQAKKNLDKALEFGPRMAQVHYAMAYYYQTVEDKPRAVEFFENAMSLAPRDADIANSYGAYLCEQGEYEEANTYFTRAVKNQRYANAVLTYENMGICASQRGFHDDAINYFNDALNHQPSRTKTLYLLTQEYVATQRWAEAAETLKRYEKVSRISPDSLWLAVEIARGQKDLESQRAYGEMLLSMFPDSEQASQYEAIRTDRPVLKRTRKAKVVATPSPSAPSEQSEKLPQDEEQVVEQQVNSTEPAKVSETSEASETRLADTNNQPEKEATISETPESEVISNSASEEVSEAQTDTASSSQQKRYHVVQASENLYRLSVKYNIKMSTLLKWNQLTDSDLLEAGTRLWLVPPEQQTN, encoded by the coding sequence ATGCGCAAAAGCCTTATAGCGTGCCTGTTTATACTTACAGGGTGTGTTAGTCAGTCTCAGCCTGGAATGTTGAGCGATAACTTCGATACGCAGGAAGCAGCGAAAACGCGAATGTCGTTGGGCCTGACCTACCTGAAAAACGGTGAGTATTCGCAGGCAAAGAAGAATCTTGATAAGGCATTGGAGTTCGGGCCTCGTATGGCGCAGGTTCATTATGCCATGGCGTACTATTACCAAACGGTAGAAGACAAGCCCCGTGCTGTAGAATTTTTTGAAAATGCCATGTCTCTGGCGCCACGTGATGCGGATATCGCCAATAGCTATGGTGCTTATCTGTGCGAACAGGGTGAGTATGAGGAAGCGAATACCTACTTCACCCGGGCAGTTAAGAATCAGCGTTACGCGAATGCCGTTCTTACCTACGAAAATATGGGTATATGTGCCAGTCAGCGCGGGTTTCATGATGATGCAATAAACTATTTCAACGATGCGTTAAATCACCAGCCATCACGTACTAAAACACTATATTTGCTGACCCAGGAATATGTCGCCACGCAGCGCTGGGCTGAAGCAGCAGAGACGCTTAAGCGCTATGAAAAGGTATCTCGCATTAGCCCTGATTCATTATGGCTGGCTGTTGAAATTGCCCGTGGACAAAAAGATTTAGAAAGTCAGCGTGCTTATGGCGAGATGTTGCTAAGCATGTTTCCGGACAGCGAGCAGGCAAGCCAGTATGAAGCAATCCGTACTGATCGGCCGGTGTTAAAACGCACCCGGAAAGCTAAAGTAGTGGCTACGCCGTCACCATCAGCGCCATCAGAACAGTCAGAAAAGTTGCCGCAGGATGAAGAGCAGGTAGTTGAGCAGCAGGTTAATAGTACTGAGCCTGCAAAAGTCTCAGAAACATCAGAAGCGTCAGAAACAAGGCTGGCCGACACTAACAATCAGCCAGAAAAAGAAGCAACGATATCAGAAACACCGGAATCTGAGGTTATCTCGAACTCAGCATCCGAAGAAGTGTCCGAGGCGCAGACGGATACTGCGTCATCGTCTCAACAGAAGCGGTACCATGTTGTTCAGGCTTCAGAGAACCTGTACCGTTTATCTGTAAAGTATAATATTAAAATGTCGACACTTCTTAAATGGAACCAACTAACGGACAGTGATTTGCTGGAGGCGGGAACCCGTTTGTGGCTGGTTCCACCAGAGCAACAAACTAACTAG
- the ndk gene encoding nucleoside-diphosphate kinase → MALERTFSIIKPDAVAKNVIGAIYNRFETAGLRIVASKMVHLSKEQAEGFYAEHKERPFFGALVDFMTSGPVMVQVLEGENAIVKNREIMGATNPSEAAAGTLRADYAVSIDENAVHGSDAPESASREIAYFFSEEEICPRTR, encoded by the coding sequence ATGGCGCTAGAGCGTACTTTCTCTATCATTAAGCCTGATGCGGTTGCTAAAAACGTTATCGGTGCAATCTACAATCGCTTTGAAACTGCAGGTCTGCGCATTGTTGCATCAAAAATGGTGCACCTGAGCAAAGAACAGGCTGAAGGTTTTTATGCTGAGCACAAAGAGCGTCCTTTCTTTGGCGCATTGGTTGATTTCATGACATCTGGCCCGGTAATGGTTCAGGTGCTTGAAGGCGAGAATGCGATTGTTAAAAACCGCGAAATCATGGGTGCAACTAACCCATCTGAAGCAGCCGCTGGTACACTGCGTGCCGATTACGCTGTTTCTATCGACGAAAATGCGGTTCACGGTTCAGACGCTCCTGAATCTGCGTCACGTGAAATTGCTTATTTCTTCTCTGAAGAAGAAATTTGCCCACGTACTCGCTAA
- a CDS encoding SufE family protein, with product MELPDSQEIVEDLAFFDDWEQRYQYIIDLGKAINGLSDEQKTDDRLVKGCQSSVWLIERIDNGRIRFEVDSDAVIVQGLLALVLAAYDDKTPQEILAFDIDGYFAELDLERHISPTRGNGLRAIVAKIQALAKQSVS from the coding sequence ATGGAATTACCAGATAGTCAGGAGATCGTTGAGGACCTGGCGTTTTTCGATGACTGGGAACAGCGTTATCAATATATCATCGATTTGGGCAAAGCTATCAACGGCCTGTCTGATGAGCAGAAAACCGACGACAGACTGGTTAAAGGCTGTCAAAGCTCGGTCTGGCTTATTGAGCGTATTGATAATGGCCGTATCCGGTTTGAGGTAGACAGCGACGCTGTGATTGTTCAGGGCCTGTTGGCGCTGGTGTTAGCTGCATATGATGATAAAACGCCTCAGGAAATACTGGCATTTGATATTGACGGTTATTTTGCTGAGCTGGATCTGGAACGTCACATTAGCCCGACACGGGGCAATGGCCTTCGCGCTATAGTGGCTAAAATTCAGGCTTTGGCCAAACAGTCGGTATCCTGA
- a CDS encoding YfgM family protein — MEKFATEEQQVEAIKQFWKDNGTAIIIGAVLGLGGLWGWRYYSESQLDAKAKASAEYQAVVETATEEGGIDNISKFAQANPDNGYGNIAALIASRQLVEKGDLEGAAAQLKLVMERTEDTELKSLSAVRLARLQIEMDAADKALATLDGIDSESFAALVAEVRGDAFVKKGQADDARMAYTKALESDTANQLVKMKLDNLSVATGS; from the coding sequence ATGGAAAAGTTCGCTACAGAAGAACAACAAGTCGAGGCGATAAAACAGTTTTGGAAAGACAACGGTACGGCCATCATCATCGGTGCTGTGCTAGGTCTTGGCGGTCTCTGGGGCTGGCGCTATTACAGCGAAAGCCAGCTGGATGCTAAAGCGAAAGCGTCAGCAGAATATCAGGCGGTTGTTGAGACAGCCACTGAAGAGGGCGGTATTGATAATATCAGTAAGTTCGCACAGGCGAACCCGGATAACGGGTATGGCAATATTGCCGCTTTAATCGCGTCACGCCAGCTTGTTGAAAAAGGTGATCTCGAAGGTGCAGCAGCACAGCTTAAGCTGGTGATGGAACGCACCGAGGACACAGAACTGAAATCGTTATCAGCAGTGCGTCTTGCACGCCTGCAGATTGAAATGGATGCAGCAGATAAAGCACTGGCAACGCTCGATGGTATTGATAGCGAGTCCTTTGCGGCTTTGGTTGCAGAGGTTCGTGGTGATGCATTTGTCAAAAAAGGTCAGGCGGACGATGCACGTATGGCTTATACCAAGGCATTAGAAAGCGATACTGCTAACCAGCTGGTAAAAATGAAGCTGGATAATTTATCTGTAGCCACAGGCTCGTAA
- a CDS encoding HesB/IscA family protein, whose product MSVETFVPSDKVVSLTDSALKHFSKKLQNSDKKWIRLSTKVSGCTGYAYVIDFAEGPSEGDETVEAGENVMVAVDNSAVSLIRGTEIDYVTEGVNGIIKYNNPNVVDECGCGESFNIG is encoded by the coding sequence ATGAGCGTAGAAACATTTGTACCCAGCGATAAAGTGGTATCACTGACCGATTCTGCCTTAAAACACTTTTCCAAAAAGCTGCAAAACAGTGATAAGAAGTGGATCCGCCTATCAACGAAAGTTAGCGGATGTACCGGCTATGCCTACGTTATTGACTTTGCAGAGGGTCCGTCAGAAGGTGATGAAACTGTCGAAGCGGGCGAAAATGTAATGGTGGCGGTGGACAATAGCGCCGTATCTCTGATTCGTGGTACTGAAATCGATTATGTCACCGAAGGGGTGAACGGCATTATTAAATATAATAATCCTAATGTAGTCGATGAGTGTGGCTGTGGCGAAAGTTTCAATATAGGGTAA
- the hisS gene encoding histidine--tRNA ligase — protein sequence MAKTIQAIRGMNDCLPEVSGIWQQVESTLRQVVASYGYQEIRTPIVESTDLFKRSIGEVTDIVEKEMYTFEDRNGDSLTLRPEGTASCVRAGNEHGLLYNQQQRLWYMGPMFRHERPQKGRYRQFHQFGVEAYGLDGPDIDVEVILLSARLWKAFGISNHVKLQINSLGSNGARQAYREALIAFLTARSDQLDEDSRRRMTSNPLRVLDSKNPDVQKALEGAPSLLDHLDDASAEHFSLLCERLTQAGIEYEVNPRLVRGLDYYNRTVFEWVTDSLGSQGTVCAGGRYDGLVEQLGGKATPAVGFAMGMERLVLLLTTLDAQQQTPASADIYVTALGDEAAAYAMKVSEQLRDAIPDCRVTTHCGGGNMKKQLKRADKTGAQLALILGSDEALNSQVTIKPLRSQQEQVTIALDDLPGTLTTMME from the coding sequence GTGGCTAAAACAATACAGGCTATTCGCGGCATGAACGATTGCCTGCCAGAGGTTTCCGGTATCTGGCAGCAGGTAGAATCGACGTTACGACAGGTGGTAGCCAGCTATGGTTATCAGGAGATTCGTACGCCCATCGTAGAAAGCACCGATTTATTCAAACGCTCGATTGGTGAAGTTACCGATATCGTCGAAAAAGAAATGTATACCTTTGAGGATCGCAATGGTGACAGCCTTACTTTGCGTCCTGAAGGAACCGCCAGTTGTGTGAGAGCCGGTAATGAGCATGGCTTACTGTACAATCAGCAACAACGTCTGTGGTACATGGGACCTATGTTCCGCCATGAGCGGCCGCAAAAAGGCAGATACCGCCAGTTTCATCAGTTCGGAGTAGAAGCTTACGGACTGGACGGACCGGACATTGATGTGGAAGTCATTCTGCTCAGTGCTCGTCTGTGGAAGGCGTTCGGTATAAGCAATCACGTTAAGCTACAAATCAATTCATTAGGCTCCAATGGAGCACGTCAGGCGTATCGCGAAGCGCTGATTGCATTTTTGACAGCACGATCCGACCAGCTGGATGAAGATTCCAGACGCAGAATGACATCCAACCCCCTGCGTGTACTTGACAGTAAGAATCCGGATGTTCAGAAAGCACTGGAAGGCGCGCCGTCCCTGCTTGATCATTTGGATGACGCGTCGGCAGAACATTTTTCACTTTTATGTGAACGATTAACGCAGGCTGGTATCGAATATGAGGTTAATCCAAGGCTGGTTCGCGGCCTGGACTATTACAATCGCACAGTGTTTGAATGGGTAACTGACAGCCTGGGGTCTCAGGGGACAGTATGCGCCGGAGGACGTTATGATGGCCTGGTGGAGCAACTTGGTGGTAAAGCAACACCTGCGGTAGGCTTCGCTATGGGTATGGAGCGTTTGGTGCTGCTTTTGACCACGCTTGATGCCCAGCAACAGACGCCAGCCAGTGCTGATATCTATGTTACCGCGCTGGGCGATGAAGCAGCAGCATATGCAATGAAAGTCTCGGAGCAGTTGCGTGATGCCATACCTGATTGCCGGGTGACCACCCACTGCGGTGGCGGCAACATGAAAAAGCAATTAAAGCGTGCTGATAAAACCGGTGCGCAGCTAGCGCTGATTTTGGGTTCAGATGAAGCGCTGAACAGTCAGGTCACGATTAAACCGTTGCGCAGTCAGCAGGAGCAGGTCACCATAGCACTGGACGATCTACCCGGCACACTGACAACGATGATGGAATAA